A single region of the Lactobacillus xylocopicola genome encodes:
- a CDS encoding proline-specific peptidase family protein produces the protein MSTGSKIITLDNGYHLWTSTQGEGDIHLLALHGGPGGNHEYWEDAADQLQKQGLKVQVTMYDQLGSLYSDQPDYTDPEIAKKYLTYEYFLDEVDEVRAKLGLDNFYLIGQSWGGVLAQEYAVKYGQHLKGTIVSSMVDEIDDYIDSINRRRQEIFPQTEIDFMHECEANDDYENKRYQEDIQILNINFMDRRQPCKLYHLKRIGGLPVYHTFQGDNEFVVTGKLKEWHFREHLKEITMPTLLTFGEEDTMPLETARIMQKEIPHARLVTTPNAGHHHMVDNPDVYYKHLADFLREVEGGTFKGE, from the coding sequence ATGAGCACAGGAAGCAAAATAATTACTTTAGACAATGGTTACCACCTTTGGACCAGCACCCAAGGTGAGGGTGACATCCACCTTTTAGCCTTGCACGGCGGCCCTGGCGGCAACCACGAATATTGGGAGGATGCGGCAGATCAGCTGCAAAAGCAGGGATTAAAGGTCCAAGTAACTATGTACGACCAGTTAGGCTCCCTTTATTCGGACCAACCTGACTATACGGATCCTGAGATTGCCAAGAAATATTTGACTTACGAATACTTCTTGGATGAAGTTGATGAGGTGCGAGCTAAATTGGGCCTCGATAACTTTTACTTGATTGGTCAAAGTTGGGGTGGCGTATTGGCCCAAGAATATGCGGTTAAATATGGCCAGCATCTCAAGGGAACAATTGTCTCCTCGATGGTTGATGAAATTGATGATTATATTGACTCGATTAACCGGCGCCGCCAGGAAATTTTCCCCCAGACCGAAATTGACTTCATGCATGAGTGTGAAGCCAATGATGATTATGAAAATAAACGTTACCAGGAAGATATTCAGATTCTGAATATTAATTTTATGGATCGTCGTCAGCCTTGCAAGTTATACCATCTGAAGCGTATTGGTGGTCTGCCAGTCTACCATACTTTTCAAGGTGATAATGAATTTGTCGTGACTGGCAAGCTGAAAGAATGGCATTTCAGGGAACATTTAAAGGAAATCACGATGCCAACGCTGTTAACCTTTGGCGAAGAGGATACGATGCCGTTAGAAACGGCCAGAATCATGCAGAAAGAAATCCCGCATGCTCGTCTGGTCACCACACCTAATGCGGGACACCACCACATGGTCGACAATCCTGATGTGTATTATAAACACCTGGCAGATTTCCTTCGAGAAGTAGAAGGTGGGACTTTTAAAGGCGAGTAG
- a CDS encoding oligopeptide ABC transporter substrate-binding protein — MKKDKLLTSLGILGLSAVALAACGKGSTNNDETKSVAKFPMATPQKDVKQGGTVKIAVETDTPFAGVFSPELSSEDMDSQVGAPGQEALFDSDDQYKINNKGPATFKLDSKSKTITVEIKKGVKWSDGKQVVAKDYEFAYEILANKDTMCPRYSSQFEILKGLKEYHEGKAKTISGIELPDGENGRKVVLHFSKLNPSMSNAGNRFMWASAEPYHYLKDVPLTKLKSSDKVRKEPLFFGAFKVEKVVRGQSVTWVPNTYYWRGKTKLDKIVISVVSPNSASQAIKSHKFDVARVINTQWDQVKGTKSVNFIAQIPLSYHYLAFKVGKWDKAQSKNVENPNAKMNNQKLRQAIGYAMNVNEVDKRYTSSLSFRVPTLVPSQFGDFFDKNAKGYTYNLKKANELLDKAGYKKKGKWRVQPNGKPLTINLAAMSGDSTQEPIIQNYLQQWHKVGLNVKLATGRLIEHNSFYDKVQNDDKGIDMFIAGWSMPSEPSPHTYYSESAPFNMARFVTTKNNKLLDEMNSQKAFDHKYRVEKFHEWQEYMNEQAYVIPLDNSYQITAVNKKLTGLSMKPSENNNQQPLWYKVGYAK; from the coding sequence ATGAAAAAAGATAAATTGCTTACCTCATTGGGAATTTTGGGCTTATCGGCGGTAGCCTTAGCGGCCTGTGGAAAAGGTTCAACCAATAATGATGAAACTAAGTCGGTAGCCAAGTTTCCAATGGCGACACCGCAAAAAGACGTTAAACAGGGCGGAACGGTTAAAATTGCTGTTGAAACGGATACGCCATTTGCGGGAGTCTTTTCACCAGAATTATCTTCCGAAGACATGGATTCGCAAGTAGGTGCTCCGGGACAGGAAGCGCTGTTTGACAGCGATGATCAGTATAAGATCAACAATAAGGGTCCGGCGACCTTTAAGCTGGATTCCAAAAGTAAAACGATAACCGTTGAAATTAAAAAAGGGGTTAAGTGGTCTGATGGCAAGCAAGTGGTAGCCAAGGACTACGAATTTGCCTATGAAATTTTAGCCAATAAGGATACGATGTGTCCTAGGTATAGCAGCCAATTTGAGATTTTGAAGGGTTTGAAAGAATACCATGAAGGCAAGGCAAAAACAATTTCAGGTATTGAACTACCAGATGGCGAAAACGGTCGCAAGGTGGTGTTACACTTTAGCAAGCTGAATCCAAGCATGTCTAATGCTGGTAACCGTTTCATGTGGGCTTCGGCTGAACCCTACCACTACTTAAAGGATGTTCCGCTGACGAAGCTTAAGTCTTCAGACAAGGTTAGAAAAGAGCCGCTGTTCTTTGGTGCTTTTAAGGTGGAGAAGGTGGTGCGTGGTCAATCCGTTACTTGGGTACCAAATACGTATTACTGGCGCGGCAAAACTAAGCTTGACAAAATTGTGATTTCGGTTGTTTCACCTAACTCCGCTTCACAAGCCATTAAGAGTCACAAATTCGACGTGGCCCGTGTAATTAATACCCAGTGGGATCAGGTTAAGGGAACAAAGAGCGTTAACTTTATTGCGCAGATTCCGCTTAGTTACCACTATTTAGCCTTTAAAGTTGGTAAGTGGGACAAGGCTCAGAGCAAAAACGTTGAAAATCCTAATGCCAAGATGAACAATCAGAAACTGCGGCAGGCAATCGGTTATGCCATGAATGTTAACGAAGTTGACAAGCGTTACACCAGTTCATTGAGCTTCAGAGTACCAACCTTAGTTCCTTCACAGTTTGGTGACTTCTTTGATAAGAACGCCAAAGGCTATACTTACAACTTGAAGAAGGCTAATGAACTTTTGGACAAGGCAGGCTATAAGAAGAAGGGTAAGTGGCGCGTGCAGCCTAATGGCAAACCGTTGACCATTAACTTGGCCGCAATGAGTGGAGATTCAACGCAGGAACCGATTATCCAAAATTACCTGCAGCAGTGGCATAAAGTTGGGCTAAACGTCAAGTTAGCCACTGGGCGCTTAATCGAACACAATTCTTTCTATGACAAGGTGCAAAACGATGATAAGGGGATTGACATGTTTATTGCTGGTTGGTCAATGCCGTCTGAACCGTCACCGCACACCTATTACAGTGAGAGTGCTCCCTTTAATATGGCGCGTTTTGTAACGACTAAAAATAATAAGTTATTAGATGAAATGAACTCGCAAAAGGCCTTCGATCATAAGTATCGCGTAGAAAAATTCCATGAATGGCAAGAATACATGAATGAGCAAGCTTACGTGATTCCTTTGGATAATTCATACCAAATTACAGCGGTCAATAAGAAGTTAACCGGTCTGTCCATGAAACCATCAGAAAACAATAATCAGCAACCACTCTGGTACAAAGTGGGCTATGCCAAATAA
- a CDS encoding serine hydrolase domain-containing protein produces MNHKKIDQLAQTVLSRFDLPSLGFGVYQGGTSYSNVYGDAAKDSLYPLASISKTFFATAVCQLADEGKINLDDPLKKAWPDFNLVDQYAQDHLTWRDALSHQSGLPAHDLMRFTNMNGQDLSLREKAERVGYLEPTHELRYKMQYSNLIFAAATYAMEQALEQDYGSYERDRLLKPLELSNTFINHQEAPRKRIVKPYINDNNVNQEVPFIAPGKVGGASSMLATIADLLSWAEFQLKTQQTTNQEITAQRYLPQSIMQPNRAYGGANFAAYGLGMMMEDYRGHKYFYHSGSYIGYCSFLGFVPDLDLAFVVTTNMDSTDAIFALAYQTIDDALGTDDTDWVEKVFNVMQQKNRQKEERLGQLKGNSAKAVKAKPEYLGDYHNPGYGLISLREQAGNLMVTLGKWDYQVIINDQGAMFVEERLYDHGLLPITVAANKVELLTEPALKKPTEFIKLAD; encoded by the coding sequence ATGAATCACAAAAAAATCGACCAATTAGCCCAAACCGTGCTTTCCCGCTTTGACCTACCAAGTCTAGGTTTTGGAGTCTACCAAGGCGGCACTAGCTACAGCAATGTATATGGTGACGCCGCCAAAGATAGTTTGTATCCCTTGGCATCAATCTCAAAGACCTTTTTTGCAACGGCAGTCTGCCAACTTGCGGACGAAGGTAAAATCAATCTGGATGATCCCCTAAAGAAAGCTTGGCCAGACTTTAATCTAGTCGATCAGTATGCCCAGGACCACCTAACCTGGCGCGACGCCCTTAGCCACCAGAGCGGGTTACCAGCACATGATTTAATGCGGTTTACGAATATGAATGGCCAGGACTTGTCTTTGCGAGAAAAGGCTGAACGAGTTGGTTACTTAGAACCAACCCATGAATTGCGCTACAAGATGCAATATAGCAACCTGATTTTTGCAGCCGCAACTTATGCAATGGAACAGGCACTTGAACAAGACTATGGCAGTTATGAGCGCGACCGTTTGCTTAAGCCGCTAGAGTTGAGTAATACTTTTATCAACCACCAGGAAGCTCCACGCAAACGTATTGTTAAGCCGTATATTAACGACAATAACGTTAACCAGGAAGTTCCCTTTATTGCTCCTGGCAAAGTTGGCGGCGCCAGCAGTATGTTAGCGACCATTGCGGACTTGCTTTCATGGGCGGAATTCCAATTAAAAACTCAGCAAACCACCAACCAAGAAATAACCGCCCAGCGCTACTTGCCACAGTCCATCATGCAGCCTAATCGAGCTTACGGTGGGGCTAATTTTGCCGCCTATGGCTTAGGCATGATGATGGAAGATTACCGCGGTCACAAGTACTTCTACCACAGTGGTTCCTATATTGGCTACTGCTCCTTCTTAGGTTTTGTACCTGACCTCGACCTCGCCTTTGTAGTTACCACCAATATGGATTCGACTGATGCCATTTTTGCGCTGGCCTATCAGACTATTGATGATGCACTTGGCACTGATGATACTGACTGGGTAGAAAAGGTCTTCAACGTCATGCAGCAAAAAAACCGCCAAAAAGAAGAGCGACTAGGCCAACTCAAAGGCAATTCAGCTAAAGCCGTCAAGGCCAAGCCTGAATATCTAGGCGATTATCACAATCCTGGTTACGGGTTGATTTCATTACGGGAACAAGCTGGCAACCTAATGGTCACCCTAGGGAAATGGGACTATCAGGTCATTATTAACGACCAAGGCGCAATGTTTGTTGAAGAACGCTTGTACGACCACGGCCTCTTACCAATTACTGTAGCCGCCAATAAAGTTGAACTTTTGACCGAGCCCGCACTAAAAAAGCCAACTGAATTTATTAAGCTAGCTGATTAA